The Leadbettera azotonutricia ZAS-9 genome has a window encoding:
- a CDS encoding type II toxin-antitoxin system death-on-curing family toxin, whose translation MKRILGQQIIEIHRRLINQTGGMEGVRDSNMLDSAVMSPFQTFGGADLYPNLHAKAAQMGYQLINNHPFFDGNKRTGIHIMFLFLLINDEKIIATNKEKIELGLSIAEGKINPQEIILWLDAHAKKIR comes from the coding sequence GTGAAACGCATCCTGGGGCAACAGATTATTGAAATACATCGCAGGCTTATCAATCAAACAGGCGGAATGGAAGGGGTGAGGGATAGTAATATGTTGGATTCCGCAGTAATGTCCCCTTTTCAAACATTTGGAGGCGCGGACCTTTACCCTAATTTGCATGCCAAGGCTGCTCAAATGGGGTATCAGCTTATAAACAACCATCCTTTTTTCGATGGAAATAAACGTACCGGAATACATATCATGTTTCTTTTTTTGCTGATTAACGATGAAAAAATAATCGCTACAAACAAGGAAAAAATTGAGTTGGGGCTGAGCATCGCAGAAGGGAAAATCAATCCTCAGGAGATAATCCTTTGGCTTGATGCTCATGCGAAAAAGATACGATGA